A region from the Anoplolepis gracilipes chromosome 2, ASM4749672v1, whole genome shotgun sequence genome encodes:
- the LOC140663090 gene encoding uncharacterized protein isoform X2, giving the protein MVGVGVSWMINLGFSFALTIFLVPLLFIGYLVVTWTQRSWIRFVKWKYPNYVVVEESSIRSILDQGRAHGICTLLVQGRSIVKGVKNHLVHLASTRKYLRSALFTRWGVYVWKELDYSVDSHLVNSPCSFRGRPITDNNIQDYISDVTSKFLPRRLSPWQVHVVNCFVRGEERQICLVRAHHLLLRQEHLTLADFLPLKYSADNWTCQESDSPFTNLYAEPTALPRLRQMLIESFSNYWNDFLYNNDPIERPEILKKRIAVSQCVKIAVIVLICILKELARQCRKSEGLKFLEFLAIVQRESSKRNFNSGMILESIAKSFNPVDILYSCVALSWYIMVTSCLRTPLLLVRELQALKSRHKHYYPDTLTYMLSCYLPLIFQAIREVVSISWIAVTAPKIIVEELFLKHPQSNQLQTISPCGRKVVAWSEEIDIEHVRKIANVTGATETEILLAATVDTLKEYFRHSAVDIPDDVLATVKFVSQRAVFLRNHEARGILCLALPTRTPLFHDDLVEILQVIQRNIQEARSRQSAIYAITAAETSCGFISCCVPAIILKLLLNQLSKRYSLCLTHVDGDLPVEGVDGAIYWRPPQGNYMSITLHRLGNGVRLGVMGDALISPQHFIVARMFPQSIQNLASILGVPRASSRSPSPNALNPMTSPGY; this is encoded by the exons ATGGTCGGCGTCGGTGTCTCTTGGATGATAAATCTCGGCTTCAGTTTCGCGCTGACGATATTTCTGGTCCCTCTTCTCTTTATCGGGTATTTAG TGGTGACGTGGACACAGAGATCTTGGATACGCTTCGTCAAGTGGAAGTATCCGAATTACGTCGTGGTGGAAGAGAGTAGTATTCGCAGTATCTTGGATCAGGGACGCGCTCAT GGAATCTGCACGCTTCTCGTGCAAGGACGCTCGATCGTGAAGGGCGTGAAGAATCACCTAGTGCATCTAGCGTCTACAAGAAAATACCTCAGATCGGCTCTGTTCACACGATGGGGCGTCTACGTCTGGAAGGAACTTGATTACTCCGTCGACAGCCACCTCGTCAATTCACCGTGCTCGTTTCGCGGTCGTCCCATCACCGACAACAATATACAG GATTACATAAGCGACGTGACGTCGAAATTTCTTCCGAGGAGATTATCGCCGTGGCAGGTGCACGTAGTGAATTGCTTCGTACGAGGAGAAGAGCGTCAGATATGCCTCGTACGGGCGCATCATTTGCTTCTGCGACAGGAACATCTGACTTTAGCGGATTTCCTGCCGTTGAAGTATTCGGCGGATAACTGGACGTGTCAGGAGAGCGATTCGCCCTTTACGAACCTGTATGCTGAGCCCACCGCTCTACCGCGCCTTCGACAGATGCTCATCGAGAGCTTCAGCAACTATTGGAACGATTTCCTCTACAACAATGATCCCATCGAACGACCGGAGATCCTGAAGAAGCGAATAGCAGTGTCTCAATGCGTCAAAATTGCGGTGATAGTGCTAATATGTATTCTGAAAGAGCTGGCCAG ACAATGCCGAAAGTCAGAAGGGTTGAAATTCCTCGAGTTTTTAGCAATCGTCCAACGCGAATCGAGCAAGAGGAACTTTAATTCTGGAATGATTCTCGAGTCCATCGCAAAGTCTTTCAATCCGGTCGACATCCTTTACTCTTGCGTTGCTTTGTCCTGGTACATCATGGTCACGTCGTGCTTAAGAACGCCGCTTCTACTCGTTCGAGAATTGCAAGCCCTAAAATCACGACACAAACATTACTATCCGGATACCTTGACGTACATGTTGTCCTGTTATCTCCCTTTGATATTCCAAGCGATCCGAGAGGTGGTGTCCATCAGCTGGATAGCCGTAACAGCACCCAAGATCATCGTCGAGGAGTTGTTTTTGAAGCATCCTCAGTCAAATCAACTGCAGACTATCTCTCCGTGCGGTAGGAAGGTGGTGGCCTGGTCGGAGGAGATCGACATCGAACACGTGCGGAAAATCGCCAACGTAACCGGTGCGACAGAGACGGAAATTCTCTTAGCAGCCACCGTAGACACCTTGAAGGAATATTTCAGGCATTCGGCCGTCGATATTCCAGACGACGTGCTCGCGACCGTCAAGTTTGTGAGTCAACGGGCCGTTTTCCTGCGGAATCACGAGGCCCGAGGTATCCTCTGTCTTGCGTTACCCACCAGGACGCCGTTATTTCACGACGATCTTGTCGAGATACTACAG GTGATTCAGCGAAACATTCAAGAAGCCAGATCTAGGCAGAGCGCGATTTATGCGATCACGGCAGCGGAAACCTCCTGCGGATTCATCTCGTGCTGCGTACCTGccatcattttaaaattactcttGAATCAACTGTCGAAAAGATATTCTCTGTGTCTGACGCATGTCGACGGTGATCTACCTGTGGAAGGCGTAGACGGTGCGATTTATTGGCGACCACCGCAAGGAAAct acatgTCAATAACTTTACACAGGCTTGGAAACGGCGTACGCCTTGGTGTAATGGGAGACGCGTTAATCAGCCCGCAGCATTTCATCGTAGCGAGAATGTTTCCTCAAAGTATACAAAATCTCGCCAGCATTCTAGGTGTCCCGAGGGCATCCAGTCGAAGTCCAAGCCCTAATGCACTCAATCCAATGACATCTCCAGGATACTAA
- the LOC140663090 gene encoding uncharacterized protein isoform X1 — MVGVGVSWMINLGFSFALTIFLVPLLFIGYLVVTWTQRSWIRFVKWKYPNYVVVEESSIRSILDQGRAHGICTLLVQGRSIVKGVKNHLVHLASTRKYLRSALFTRWGVYVWKELDYSVDSHLVNSPCSFRGRPITDNNIQDYISDVTSKFLPRRLSPWQVHVVNCFVRGEERQICLVRAHHLLLRQEHLTLADFLPLKYSADNWTCQESDSPFTNLYAEPTALPRLRQMLIESFSNYWNDFLYNNDPIERPEILKKRIAVSQCVKIAVIVLICILKELARQCRKSEGLKFLEFLAIVQRESSKRNFNSGMILESIAKSFNPVDILYSCVALSWYIMVTSCLRTPLLLVRELQALKSRHKHYYPDTLTYMLSCYLPLIFQAIREVVSISWIAVTAPKIIVEELFLKHPQSNQLQTISPCGRKVVAWSEEIDIEHVRKIANVTGATETEILLAATVDTLKEYFRHSAVDIPDDVLATVKFVSQRAVFLRNHEARGILCLALPTRTPLFHDDLVEILQVIQRNIQEARSRQSAIYAITAAETSCGFISCCVPAIILKLLLNQLSKRYSLCLTHVDGDLPVEGVDGAIYWRPPQGNCNMSITLHRLGNGVRLGVMGDALISPQHFIVARMFPQSIQNLASILGVPRASSRSPSPNALNPMTSPGY, encoded by the exons ATGGTCGGCGTCGGTGTCTCTTGGATGATAAATCTCGGCTTCAGTTTCGCGCTGACGATATTTCTGGTCCCTCTTCTCTTTATCGGGTATTTAG TGGTGACGTGGACACAGAGATCTTGGATACGCTTCGTCAAGTGGAAGTATCCGAATTACGTCGTGGTGGAAGAGAGTAGTATTCGCAGTATCTTGGATCAGGGACGCGCTCAT GGAATCTGCACGCTTCTCGTGCAAGGACGCTCGATCGTGAAGGGCGTGAAGAATCACCTAGTGCATCTAGCGTCTACAAGAAAATACCTCAGATCGGCTCTGTTCACACGATGGGGCGTCTACGTCTGGAAGGAACTTGATTACTCCGTCGACAGCCACCTCGTCAATTCACCGTGCTCGTTTCGCGGTCGTCCCATCACCGACAACAATATACAG GATTACATAAGCGACGTGACGTCGAAATTTCTTCCGAGGAGATTATCGCCGTGGCAGGTGCACGTAGTGAATTGCTTCGTACGAGGAGAAGAGCGTCAGATATGCCTCGTACGGGCGCATCATTTGCTTCTGCGACAGGAACATCTGACTTTAGCGGATTTCCTGCCGTTGAAGTATTCGGCGGATAACTGGACGTGTCAGGAGAGCGATTCGCCCTTTACGAACCTGTATGCTGAGCCCACCGCTCTACCGCGCCTTCGACAGATGCTCATCGAGAGCTTCAGCAACTATTGGAACGATTTCCTCTACAACAATGATCCCATCGAACGACCGGAGATCCTGAAGAAGCGAATAGCAGTGTCTCAATGCGTCAAAATTGCGGTGATAGTGCTAATATGTATTCTGAAAGAGCTGGCCAG ACAATGCCGAAAGTCAGAAGGGTTGAAATTCCTCGAGTTTTTAGCAATCGTCCAACGCGAATCGAGCAAGAGGAACTTTAATTCTGGAATGATTCTCGAGTCCATCGCAAAGTCTTTCAATCCGGTCGACATCCTTTACTCTTGCGTTGCTTTGTCCTGGTACATCATGGTCACGTCGTGCTTAAGAACGCCGCTTCTACTCGTTCGAGAATTGCAAGCCCTAAAATCACGACACAAACATTACTATCCGGATACCTTGACGTACATGTTGTCCTGTTATCTCCCTTTGATATTCCAAGCGATCCGAGAGGTGGTGTCCATCAGCTGGATAGCCGTAACAGCACCCAAGATCATCGTCGAGGAGTTGTTTTTGAAGCATCCTCAGTCAAATCAACTGCAGACTATCTCTCCGTGCGGTAGGAAGGTGGTGGCCTGGTCGGAGGAGATCGACATCGAACACGTGCGGAAAATCGCCAACGTAACCGGTGCGACAGAGACGGAAATTCTCTTAGCAGCCACCGTAGACACCTTGAAGGAATATTTCAGGCATTCGGCCGTCGATATTCCAGACGACGTGCTCGCGACCGTCAAGTTTGTGAGTCAACGGGCCGTTTTCCTGCGGAATCACGAGGCCCGAGGTATCCTCTGTCTTGCGTTACCCACCAGGACGCCGTTATTTCACGACGATCTTGTCGAGATACTACAG GTGATTCAGCGAAACATTCAAGAAGCCAGATCTAGGCAGAGCGCGATTTATGCGATCACGGCAGCGGAAACCTCCTGCGGATTCATCTCGTGCTGCGTACCTGccatcattttaaaattactcttGAATCAACTGTCGAAAAGATATTCTCTGTGTCTGACGCATGTCGACGGTGATCTACCTGTGGAAGGCGTAGACGGTGCGATTTATTGGCGACCACCGCAAGGAAActgta acatgTCAATAACTTTACACAGGCTTGGAAACGGCGTACGCCTTGGTGTAATGGGAGACGCGTTAATCAGCCCGCAGCATTTCATCGTAGCGAGAATGTTTCCTCAAAGTATACAAAATCTCGCCAGCATTCTAGGTGTCCCGAGGGCATCCAGTCGAAGTCCAAGCCCTAATGCACTCAATCCAATGACATCTCCAGGATACTAA